The nucleotide window GCAGACATAGCCGCGTTGTTTTGGGATAATTGAACGAATTTTGAAGCAGGAAGACAAGGTTGAGGATAAGAATCAAAATTAGGAAGAAAAGGAATTTCTTCAGGTTGTTTTGGGATGATTTGATGGTTTGTGAAGCGGAAAGACAACGTTGAGGAAAGGGAGAAGCAATAGGGTTTTGTTCAGAGAAGTGATTAGACGCAGACATCGCAACGTTGTTTTGGGATGATTTGATGGTTTGTGAAGGTTTGTGTGAGGTGgctaatttatatattaaaccTGATAACATTTCATGTTACAAGATCACTCACAACCTCGTTTCTCATCTACCGTCGGCAGCGGAGCTTGAAAGGTTTGTGTGAGGTTGCTAATTTTCTtaattgtatatattatataagtaTATATACTTTTCCATAAATTTGAGTAGGTGATACTCGTGGTTTAGTGGCTATTGCTATTTAACTTTTGCTCCGTGAACATGGTTCGAATCCACCTTTTGCATTGCAAAAGGATCCATATCCTAGTTGCAAAAGGATGTGGAACACAATTTTCTTAATGTGAAGGTGTCTTAATGGTTATATACACATGTTAtagtattattatttcatattatacatattatgttttGCACATATATGACCAAGTTACACAGCAGTCCAGCAGTAGTGTTCAACTGGCGAGCAGCATGTTATGAGTTCGAAACTAGGATATGGGTCCTTTTGCATTTCTTCtgtgtttttttaaacaaaaaaattctgcaATGCAAAAGGTGGATTCAAACCATGTTCACGGAGCAAAAGTTAATAACAATAGCCAATAAACCACGAGTATCACCTACTCAAATTTATGGAGAAGAATATATACTTATATAGTATATACATTAAGAAAATTAGCCACCTCACACAAACCTTTCAAACTCCGCCGCCGACGGTAGATGAAAAACGAGGGTTGTGAGTGATCATTCTCTTGTAACCTGAAATGTTATTAGggtttaatatataaataagcCACCTCACACAATACTTCACAAGTTGTCAAATCATCCCAAAACAACGCCGCGAAGTCTGCCTCTAACCACTTCTCTGAACAAAACCCTATTGCTTCTCCCTTTCCTCAACCTTGTCTTTCCGCTTCACAAACCATGAAATCATCCCAAAACAACCCTGAAGAAAGTCCTTTTCTTCCTAATTTCGATTCTTATCCTCAACCTTGTCTTCCTGCTTCAAAATTCGTTCAATTATCCCAAGACAGCGCTCCTATTTCCGCATCTAATGGCTTCTCTCTTCAAAACCCTATTCCACCTCCTTTACATCCTAATCTCTCTTCTTTTCCTCAACCTTCTCTTCCCGATTCTtcgattttttcattttctcgaGGTATGTCTCTGCACATGTCATTGTTGTCATTTCATCACATGTCGTTGTTGTTTCTGCGTTTTCActttcttcattcttttgaggatttaatttatattcaaTGATTTTTCTACATATGCATTCGATTATATCTTTTATTAGTAGATCTGTGTAGAGATATTTGAAGATATACTCTAATAAATTGACATCATAGTATGATTTGATTAGATGCAcgcatacattttttttttttttacacttgtaAGAGATAACAAATGTTTTAATTCATCGTGTAAATACTCAAATTGGTCCTAATAATATTGAAGTGTGGTTTTTCATGATTCccaaaattatttgttgttcTGAGGTTTTTATATTCGATTTTAAGAGGAATTATACATATCCGTATTGTTATGTTTGGTGTGCTTTCTCTATTAAGTGAATATGTTGCTGTTTTGTTTCTATGTTCAAAATAGTTTTGTGCacttttgtaattaaaaatgaaaacaacggTTGAAAATTTAAATCTTGCAATTGTTGATATTCCGGCAAATTGACTGACGTGGTCTCAATTGCAGTTGAGGAAAACTTTGAAAACCTTGTTGTAGTTGATGGATTTGGATAATAAATTGTGATTATTTAATTTGACCGTTCATGTTATCGATTGCTGCATCTGTTGAGGTTTTCTTTAACTTTTACGAAGGAAAATAGTGCTTAGAATTATaaggattttttgttttttctcgtTTGCTGGTTTTGCTTTTGTAAATTATATTCCATATCTTAATCTTTACATAAGTTTCACGTTTATGTCCATTGGACCTGTAGGTTCACCTGTTCTCAGCCCTGAAGTTGGAAGCACACTTCCTACAAACCAAGTGTTCCAACCAAATTCAGAACCAGTATGCCAAACTATTCAGATCAGTAGCCCTGTTGCAGCTGTTACAGATGTTGTGAAAGAACAAGAACTGAAAAGTAATTTGATTTTCTgtcttttgtttatttgattaatttgacACTCAGTTGAGTGGTACAAAGATTTTTATTTCATAAGAGCCAGCGAGGTTTTTGGAGCGGCAGATTTAAGTTTAAAGGCCCccattttcatttatatttgtttctCAATTAATTTATCTTTAGAATATCTAGTTACTTGATGTTTCTTTCCACAACTCTGTAAATGCATTTTTCGTTGTCTTTGTGCTCCATCTTGTGTTTTATCGTTatgattatgctatttgattCTTGTTTGAATATATATTTACTATAACTTATGAAACAATGGTGTTGGCTTTGACATGTGACAAAATAGGCACAGAGAAACATCAAATTTAACAAACTGTAAGACATGCACACACACATGATCAAAAATTTAGGAAAAGAACTGATTATATATGAAGACACCCTCCTTAACACTCACATAGCTTCAAGATTTACAATATGATACATGTTCTGTGTCAATAATACTCGGTATTCAGAAATCCGTGTACGAGTACaatcctaattttatttttcaatgttaAATGGCCATGTCGagttaaaaatatgaaacagATGCAAGATTAACATGTTTCCTTAGTGCATTGGAACAATTTTCATGTCAGTGTGTGTCCTTGCTTTCTAGAATATAGTATGTGTTATGCGCCATAAAACAATGGCTAATATCTATCAACTACCTTAGTTTACTACGGAGGCATCACTTCTATATTTTCCCTATTGGTTTGATTCTTTCATGCTTCAAGGGATTGTTTGGATTCTTCCATCACTTCTATGATGGTTTTATATTCTTCTGTTTATGATTAATCAAATTGATAATAGTATTATGTATTAATTCTGACTTTCCGACATTCAACTTTGTCATAGGTATGATGCATCTGTACAAGAGCCAACTGCAAAACTATGCTCAAAAGAGGAACTTGAAGCTTCCAGAGTATGCTCCTGAGTGGGAAGGTCCACCTCATAACATGCGTTTCCGGTGCAAAGTTACAATTGATGGACAGACCTTTGAGAGTCCTAGGTTCTATTCTACATTGAGGGATGCTGAATATGCTGCCGCTGAAGTTGCTTTTAAATCATTACAACCAGCTGGAGTTCAAGAGGCTAGTCTTAATCTCTTGTggtcaattaaataattttcttacTCTAACTTAAAagttcttttgttttgttctctTTACATCTATATGATTGTCTAAATTTCAGGAAGGTATTCTGATGTATAAGAACCTTTTACAAGAACTAATTCAAAAGGGAGGACTACTTCAGTTGCCTGTTTATAGTACTACAAAATCTGGTGAGGCTCACAGGCCGACATTTACTTCACAAGTGGAAATTGAAGGGAAGGTATATACTGGAGAAGAATCTAAGACCAAGAAGCAGGCAGAGATGAGTGCAGCCAAGGTTGCTTATACAACTTTGAAAGAACTCAAAGGTATGTTTATAATATTAGTGTTTCAGTGCTCCATAACATACGCATATAGATATGTATAATTTAAACGACTTTATTTGTATCTCAGCATGCATTTGACTGTTGATCTTATTCTTAACTACAAAACATTGTAAAAGCAAGTACGGCGTAGCTTGGATCTGTAtagagttttatttttagacatgtatatttgtttattttgtgattGAGTGCTCATAAATCATAACTTACGTTGGCTTGATATCTTTCTGCTTTACCGGTCCAGTACTATAAAGTTAACTGAAAAGAACTAAACATGATCGTGTAGGTCTTTCGTATTTACCAATTAGAAGTTTTCTGTTGTCCATGTATCACTGTTAAATATGCATACTCTACTTAATTATGCTACAGTGTTGCCAATTTGTGAAGGATGGCGGTGCCGTGGCATTTCATGGTGGGTATGGCGGATATTTTGCTTTCCACAATGGTCCGCCATTGATAACACTGTTATACTATACATCTTTCTTCTTTGCACTTGACTGTGTCTTTCCAAGTCTCCTCTTGCCTGTGGCGTTTCATGAATATTGAAATGATTTTAAGCTACTAAAGCGAAATATTGACTATAAGAACCTTTgaattgcaattttgttttgtttatctaGTTATTGGACTCTAATGTTTTCTTCCTTTGTAGTTGAATTATAGTGACAGGTACATTAATTTTTGGTTATCATCATTACCATCATCATCGTATTAAGATGTAAGAGGCTGTTA belongs to Medicago truncatula cultivar Jemalong A17 chromosome 6, MtrunA17r5.0-ANR, whole genome shotgun sequence and includes:
- the LOC25495853 gene encoding double-stranded RNA-binding protein 4 isoform X3, with the protein product MKSSQNNPEESPFLPNFDSYPQPCLPASKFVQLSQDSAPISASNGFSLQNPIPPPLHPNLSSFPQPSLPDSSIFSFSRGSPVLSPEVGSTLPTNQVFQPNSEPVCQTIQISSPVAAVTDVVKEQELKSMMHLYKSQLQNYAQKRNLKLPEYAPEWEGPPHNMRFRCKVTIDGQTFESPRFYSTLRDAEYAAAEVAFKSLQPAGVQEEGILMYKNLLQELIQKGGLLQLPVYSTTKSGEAHRPTFTSQVEIEGKVYTGEESKTKKQAEMSAAKVAYTTLKELKAHGGQSPELFPNGSKSNVVIGLQHHSSGESSDRSKANVILGLQHHSAGGSSDHSRANVITGMQHHSAGGFPANPGPVIQNPHNTGLQHHSAGGFPANPGPVIQNPHNSGLQHHSAGGLPANPGPVIQNPHNKVEEKLSSSGNKNDCSKVSFPSNPRAIPTSVSDSNNVDIGTNNVSSTSVGTPPGRMRVRVYSRKTNVEIAPGGTLMPCSDDKYVAYSYSE